Proteins from a single region of Pungitius pungitius chromosome 4, fPunPun2.1, whole genome shotgun sequence:
- the gpa33a gene encoding glycoprotein A33 (transmembrane), paralog a, protein MERRISPWILLSLVLSGVDAINVNIPQKLYEFARGDNITLPCKFVPKAPLTSQFVVISWYGDAPGMDPDETLILTYYSSGDQTDIKPLYEGRVSVDVNIATGKADLKLSSIQLDDNKEFRCQVQIPKDDVGKLAATTTLVVLVAPSTPMCAIKGNAEYGENINLTCLSAEGSPPPIYTWKSLDVLNNPRQPDPRTTDKGGILSLYNISKETSGYYTCTSTNKIRSASCNITLSVLPPSMKIGSTGAIIAGVAALLIVVIIVICCCYCRRRKKKFEEEELAMGDRKEEYTDKKPDKNGVTRIDDGQEDDRVHDDSSMRRPVSSDRREERSERDYDDRRSDYDDRRSDYDDRRSDYDDRRSDYDDRRERPGDRNERYDDRRYDDRRYDDRKDRRVDHDDDRYDEPYDKRDFDRPAVPANKPPKKDYRD, encoded by the exons ATGGAGAGGAGAATTTCTCCCTGGATCCTGCTGTCTCTCG TGCTGTCAGGTGTTGATGCCATCAATGTGAACATCCCGCAAAAGTTATACGAGTTTGCCAGAGGTGATAACATCACACTGCCGTGCAAATTTGTACCCAAAGCTCCCTTGACATCCCAGTTCGTCGTCATCTCATGGTATGGTGATGCTCCGGGCATGGACCCTGATGAG ACCCTCATCCTCACTTATTATTCTTCTGGTGATCAAACCGACATCAAACCGCTGTATGAAGGCCGGGTGTCCGTGGATGTCAATATTGCTACAGGAAAGGCCGACCTGAAACTTTCCTCCATCCAGCTAGACGACAACAAAGAGTTTAGGTGTCAGGTCCAGATTCCAAAGGATGACGTTGGCAAGTTGGCCGCCACCACGACCCTGGTGGTGCTAG TGGCTCCATCTACACCCATGTGTGCGATCAAGGGAAATGCAGAATATGGAGAGAACATCAACCTGACCTGTTTGTCTGCGGAAGGCTCCCCGCCACCCATTTACACGTGGAAAAGTCTAGATGTCCTGAACAATCCTCGCCAACCCGACCCAAGAACCACCGATA AGGGAGGCATCCTGTCTCTATACAACATCTCCAAAGAGACATCGGGATACTACACGTGCACCTCAACAAACAAGATCCGCTCCGCCAGCTGCAACATCACCCTCTCAGTCCTGCCAC CTTCCATGAAAATTGGCTCCACTGGAGCAATCATAGCTGGTGTCGCCGCCCTGTTGATCGTAGTCATCATCGTCATCTGTTGCTGCTACTGCCGCCGCCGCAAGAAGaagtttgaggaggaggaacttGCCATGGG AGATCGTAAGGAAGAGTACACCGATAAAAAGCCGGATAAAAATGGTGTGACTCGGATTGACGATGGACAAGAGGACGACCGGGTTCATGATGACTCCAGTATGAGGCGCCCTGTAAGCAGTGACCGCCGCGAGGAACGGAGTGAGCGCGACTACGACGACCGGCGCAGCGACTACGACGACCGGCGCAGCGACTACGACGACCGCCGCAGCGACTACGACGACCGCCGCAGCGACTACGACGACAGGCGCGAGAGGCCTGGTGACCGCAACGAGCGCTACGACGACCGCCGCTACGACGACCGCCGCTACGATGACCGCAAGGACCGTCGCGTTGATCATGACGACGACCGCTATGATGAACCCTACGACAAACGTGATTTCGACAGACCGGCCGTGCCAGCCAACAAGCCACCGAAGAAGGACTACCGCGACTAA